A window of the Ogataea parapolymorpha DL-1 chromosome V, whole genome shotgun sequence genome harbors these coding sequences:
- a CDS encoding Ribosome biogenesis protein NSA1: MKLLVSAEESGALKEVICVKGTDTSKQQAPQPTSIKTFCQETRNTRIQHFILYKNYVVAARQGGSICIYNSEDEYAEVKKIGSLSASAEDVFVSLFELGDKIYACTEAGNLSIIEPENWVHTTTKLKGPLSSFCGDVSRPGIFAYGGKETDLTVIKLDTMEVLFRGKNVPNNKLDLREPIWISKVAFATDPQDEPDVYKLITVTRYGHVRYYDSTKGRRPVLNFKLSDKPLITMAKLNDCEIVCSDTHVTTAKFNFKNGSMLGKFQGAVGSIKAVHVLDNVLATGGLDRYVRCFDLGSRNTIAKVYMGTQISDVWLVEANEEQPEEKPQEVKPKAKEHNHLEEEGEDDESSDEEEMWQRLQSSLAEKRKRRKLK; encoded by the coding sequence ATGAAGCTTCTGGTCTCTGCTGAGGAGTCGGGTGCGCTTAAGGAGGTCATCTGCGTCAAAGGAACAGACACTTCAAAACAACAAGCTCCCCAGCCGACGTCGATAAAAACGTTTTGTCAGGAGACAAGGAACACCAGAATCCAGCATTTTATTCTATACAAGAATTATGTGGTAGCAGCTAGACAAGGGGGAAGCATATGTATATACAACTCTGAGGATGAGTACGCAGAAGTGAAGAAAATTGGCAGTCTTTCTGCCTCCGCAGAGGACGTTTTTGTGTCTCTATTCGAACTTGGCGACAAAATATATGCTTGTACGGAAGCTGGCAACCTGAGTATAATAGAGCCCGAAAATTGGGTACACACAACCACCAAGCTCAAGGGGCCGCTTAGCAGTTTTTGCGGAGACGTCTCAAGACCAGGAATTTTTGCATATGGTGGAAAGGAAACCGACCTCACTGTCATCAAGCTGGATACCATGGAGGTTCTGTTTCGGGGCAAGAATGTTCCAAATAACAAACTGGACTTACGCGAGCCAATTTGGATATCCAAAGTTGCGTTTGCTACGGACCCACAAGACGAGCCGGACGTCTACAAACTAATTACCGTCACAAGGTACGGTCACGTGAGATATTATGACTCGACCAAGGGACGCAGGCCTGTTCTCAATTTCAAGCTTTCCGACAAACCGCTGATCACCATGGCTAAGCTCAACGACTGTGAGATTGTTTGCTCCGACACCCACGTCACGACCGCAAAATTTaatttcaaaaatggcagcaTGCTCGGGAAGTTCCAGGGTGCTGTGGGATCGATCAAGGCGGTCCATGTTCTGGATAACGTTTTGGCAACTGGCGGCCTTGACAGGTATGTTCGATGCTTTGATCttggatccagaaacaccatAGCCAAGGTGTATATGGGCACTCAAATTAGCGATGTCTGGTTGGTGGAAGCAAACGAGGAGCAGCCAGAAGAGAAGCCTCAGGAGGTGAAACCTAAGGCCAAAGAACACAATCACTTGGAGGAAGAGGGCGAAGATGACGAGTCGAGCGACGAAGAGGAAATGTGGCAGAGGTTACAAAGCTCTTTAGCtgagaagagaaagagacgGAAACTTAAATAG
- a CDS encoding UDP-N-acetylglucosamine--dolichyl-phosphateN-acetylglucosaminephosphotransferase yields MLSLAVSVVALALIFTNESFQPIQAAIGFAILGYQMTTSLIPAVTTAFLKRGLGGRDLSKPGKPLIPETMGIIPAITYMFVMILFIPFMFIFGSDQNGLSGMFPHKMLSTYLGCLLSLMSMILLGLMDDLFDIRWRHKFFLPAVASIPLLIVYYVDFGVTAILIPHFLQQWLHLETNSVDLGYFYYFYMASVAIFCPNSVNILAGINGLEVGQTVVIAGLLLLNDLFYLSIGTIQSPSYSIHLLSMCFLIPFVGIALGLLKYNWFPARVFVGDTWCYFGGMVFAVVGISGHFAKTLMLFFLPQIVNFVYSAPQLFGLIPCPRHRLPKFNEEDGLLYNSYTEYGQIDATSEKGRQNPPLNSRLVPVVLFLEKLKLIGVVKEYQDGEWVIHKTTNLTIINLFIVWTGPIREDKLCTLLLATQFATGFFMLVLRHTLAPMLFGFDNSWSMLNRYN; encoded by the coding sequence ATGCTGTCCCTCGCAGTGTCTGTTGTGGCCCTTGCGCTCATCTTCACCAATGAGTCATTTCAGCCCATACAGGCAGCCATAGGGTTTGCCATCCTCGGATACCAGATGACCACCTCGCTGATTCCGGCCGTCACCACTGCATTTCTAAAACGTGGCCTGGGAGGCAGGGACCTGTCCAAGCCGGGGAAACCGCTCATTCCAGAGACAATGGGCATCATCCCAGCCATCACATACATGTTTGTGATGATCCTGTTTATCCCGTTCATGTTTATCTTTGGGTCTGACCAGAACGGTCTGTCTGGAATGTTCCCCCATAAAATGCTATCGACGTATTTAGGGTGTCTGCTTTCGCTAATGTCGATGATCCTGCTTGGCCTGATGGACGATTTATTTGACATCAGATGGCGCCACAAGTTTTTCCTGCCTGCCGTCGCCTCGATTCCGCTGCTCATCGTGTACTACGTCGACTTCGGAGTTACAGCGATCCTGATTCCGcacttcctccagcaaTGGCTACACTTGGAGACGAATTCCGTCGACCTGGGCTACTTCTACTACTTTTACATGGCGTCTGTGGCTATTTTCTGTCCAAACTCTGTCAACATTCTGGCAGGTATCAATGGACTGGAGGTTGGACAGACAGTCGTCATTGCTGGGcttttgctgctcaatgaCTTGTTTTACCTGTCCATAGGAACTATCCAGTCGCCAAGCTACTCGATCCACCTGCTCAGCATGTGTTTCCTCATCCCATTTGTCGGCATTGCTCTGGGTCTGCTCAAGTACAATTGGTTCCCGGCCAGAGTGTTTGTTGGAGACACCTGGTGCTACTTTGGAGGCATGGTGTTTGCGGTCGTCGGTATCTCGGGCCATTTTGCAAAGACACTGATGCTATTTTTTCTGCCGCAGATCGTCAATTTCGTTTACTCGGCTCCGCAACTCTTTGGACTCATACCGTGTCCACGTCACCGGCTGCCAAAGTTCAACGAAGAAGACGGCCTGCTTTACAACTCATACACGGAGTATGGGCAGATAGACGCTACGAGCGAGAAGGGTAGGCAAAATCCACCGCTAAACTCAAGACTGGTCCCAGTAGTTTTATTTCTCGAGAAATTAAAGCTCATTGGAGTGGTCAAAGAATACCAAGACGGAGAATGGGTGATTCATAAGACAACTAACCTCACCATCATAAACCTATTTATCGTGTGGACTGGCCCAATCAGAGAGGACAAACTGTGCACGCTTTTGCTGGCCACGCAATTTGCAACCGGCTTCTTCATGCTCGTGCTTCGACACACCCTTGCACCTATGCTTTTTGGTTTCGACAACTCCTGGAGCATGCTGAACAGATATAATTAA
- a CDS encoding HD domain-containing protein, whose protein sequence is MTTSEWDPRHALPADIRKLLTPAEANGKNYNYINAFYQIASLLKQQKRTGWIDHQVPNPESIADHMYRMSIIAMSLNGDAFSQKPDLTKCAKIALVHDIAESLVGDIVPHDANIDKKEKNRREYSTILYLSEVIKPYNAAFSEEIVQLWLDYEDQRNFEASIVKDIDKYEMLIQAFEYEKATKKSLDEFFRSRALIKHPEIQGLADSLLEERKAFWGA, encoded by the coding sequence ATGACGACGTCTGAGTGGGACCCCCGGCATGCTCTCCCTGCTGATATTCGGAAACTTTTGACTCCGGCCGAAGCTAACGGAAAGAATTACAACTACATTAATGCATTTTATCAGATCGCATCGCTACTGAAGCAACAGAAGCGGACTGGCTGGATCGACCACCAGGTCCCCAACCCTGAGAGTATTGCAGATCACATGTATCGAATGTCTATCATAGCGATGTCGTTGAACGGCGAtgcattttctcaaaagcCTGATCTGACCAAATGTGCCAAGATCGCGCTTGTGCACGACATAGCAGAGAGTCTGGTTGGCGATATCGTCCCTCACGATGCCAATATTgacaagaaagagaaaaatagACGAGAATACAGCACGATTCTCTATCTGAGCGAAGTCATCAAGCCATATAATGCAGCCTTTTCCGAGGAAATCGTGCAACTTTGGCTTGATTATGAGGACCAGCGTAACTTCGAAGCCTCAATAGTCAAGGACATTGACAAGTATGAGATGCTGATCCAGGCATTTGAGTACGAGAAAGCCACGAAGAAGTCTCTCGATGAGTTTTTCCGCTCTCGGGCGTTGATCAAGCATCCAGAGATCCAGGGCCTCGCCGACAGTTTGCTGGAAGAGCGGAAAGCGTTTTGGGGTGCATAG
- a CDS encoding 60S ribosomal protein L28, with amino-acid sequence MPTRLTKTRKHRGHVSAGKGRVGKHRKHPGGRGMAGGQHHHRTNLDKYHPGYFGKVGMRYFHKQQGHFWKPVINLEKLWSLVENKDEKLASSNKDSAVVIDTLASGYGKVLGKGRLPNVPVIVKARYVSKLAEEKIRAAGGVVELVA; translated from the coding sequence ATGCCTACCAGATTAACCAAAACTAGAAAGCACAGAGGACACGTCTCGGCCGGTAAAGGTCGTGTTGGAAAGCACAGAAAGCACCCAGGTGGTAGAGGTATGGCTGGTGGTCAACACCACCACAGAACCAACTTGGACAAATACCACCCAGGTTACTTTGGTAAAGTCGGTATGAGATACTTCCACAAGCAACAAGGCCATTTCTGGAAACCAGTCATCAACTTGGAGAAGCTCTGGTCgttggtggaaaacaaggaTGAGAAGCTTGCTTCTAGCAACAAGGACTCTGCCGTTGTCATTGACACGTTGGCTTCTGGTTACGGAAAAGTTTTGGGTAAGGGAAGATTGCCAAATGTTCCAGTTATTGTCAAGGCCAGATACGTTTCGAAGTTGGCTGAGGAGAAGATCCGTGCTGCCGGAggtgttgttgagcttgttgcttAA
- a CDS encoding metabolite transport protein codes for MSRNTATPTTPLVLPAAQDGYTAALVTSVGLVCLNSIQYGFHMSELNAPEELIKQALGLDSSQVGLLTSIFSIGGLIASTFAGQISSRLGLRSSFLVTAVHYTIGSYLEYNAQTYLWMLFGRFVSGLGAGCALVFVPLYINEIAPVSLRGVLGSMNQVSINLGILLAQVLAIRWATELNWRLILGSGAVLAAFTLLLSLLLLEESPKWLILNQGNETGGLRILNKLRGNNTLQCAQEVQIWKEEKRKHAQLIESNPSLKTLSFYTYLTNPNYRNSRMVSTVLMVGQQLAGINSIVFYGVKILTGLFPAHAVAINCLISLGNMLITFAASLFLDRVGRKPMLLASVAIMGVASASLSLGIISGNSALTLLGVFVYVGSFAIGCGPIPFLMISELSQVEIKDLAQSWGTDCNWISCFAVGFLFPILNSSIGGYTFLLFAAVCAGFYAFIYRAVPETKGKSTYAEVWDIRGDRY; via the coding sequence ATGAGCCGCAATACCGCCACCCCTACTACTCCTTTGGTTTTGCCAGCTGCTCAGGATGGCTACACGGCCGCATTGGTCACTTCTGTCGGGCTGGTCTGTTTAAATTCCATCCAATACGGATTCCACATGTCAGAGCTCAATGCTCCTGAGgagctcatcaagcagGCGCTGGGACTCGACAGTTCACAAGTAGGCTTGCTCACTtcgatcttctccattGGTGGCCTGATAGCGTCCACGTTCGCTGGTCAAATCAGCTCCCGTCTCGGTCTAAGATCCAGCTTTCTCGTCACAGCTGTCCATTACACTATAGGCTCGTATCTGGAGTACAACGCTCAGACCTATCTGTGGATGCTGTTTGGGCGGTTTGTGAGTGGACTGGGTGCAGGGTGTGCTTTGGTGTTCGTTCCGCTGTACATCAACGAAATTGCGCCGGTTTCCTTGCGAGGCGTGCTGGGATCAATGAACCAGGTCAGCATCAACTTGGGGATTCTGCTCGCACAGGTGCTGGCCATTCGGTGGGCTACAGAACTGAACTGGAGACTAATTTTGGGGTCAGGAGCGGTTCTGGCAGCATTTACGCTGCTTCTCTCGCTGCTGCTACTGGAAGAGTCTCCCAAATGGCTCATTCTCAATCAGGGCAACGAAACCGGAGGCTTGCGcattttgaacaagctcAGAGGCAACAATACCTTACAATGCGCGCAAGAGGTTCAAATCTGGaaggaagagaagagaaaaCATGCGCAGCTCATAGAGTCTAACCCGTCGCTCAAGACACTGTCGTTCTACACTTATCTGACAAACCCAAACTACAGAAACTCGCGCATGGTTTCGACGGTGCTGATGGTGGGacagcagcttgctggaATCAACTCAATTGTGTTTTACGGAGTCAAGATCCTGACAGGGCTGTTCCCAGCACATGCTGTTGCAATCAACTGTCTTATCAGCCTCGGGAACATGCTTATCACTTTCGCCGCATCGTTGTTTCTGGACAGAGTTGGCCGCAAACCAATGCTACTTGCCTCAGTGGCAATCATGGGCGTGGCGTCCGCGTCACTCAGTCTCGGCATTATTTCTGGCAACTCTGCGCTCACATTGCTCGGAGTCTTCGTTTACGTCGGCTCTTTTGCTATTGGATGCGGACCTATCCCATTTTTGATGATTAGCGAGTTATCACAGGTGGAAATCAAAGACCTGGCCCAAAGCTGGGGAACAGACTGCAACTGGATCAGCTGCTTTGCGGTCGGCTTTCTTTTCCCTATTCTCAACTCTTCCATAGGAGGATACAcgtttctgctgtttgcaGCTGTCTGTGCAGGATTCTACGCGTTTATCTACAGGGCAGTACCCGAAACCAAGGGCAAGAGCACCTACGCCGAGGTCTGGGATATCCGAGGAGATAGATACTGA
- a CDS encoding Protein dom34, which translates to MKLVHSSFQKDKSGSVSLVPQDGEDLWTLYNLIAKDDEVRLKTHRNIKKSPSDKPVRKLITLSLSVESVDFTPSDEVMRIKGRTVEQHEDVPQGSYHTAELEFNQKFTLYKNDWDDISLDLVNKSCSIEAKAEIGAVVLQEGVAHLCLITENMTILRSKIDKSIPKKKRGDSSAHDKALNKFMETVAESVIRNFNIDKLQVILLVSPGFSARQLYDKIFSIAVSNQDKSLIQSKSKFVVAHSSTGYLQGLEEALKTPELQKQLSDTKFQHSVMLFDEFSKLLNDDEGKAWYGEAEVTKAIELQGAVRTLMITDTLFKSDDIAQRKKYIHMTEQVKEHGGEVVIFSSLHDSGEQLNQLTGIAVILNYPVPNLDDEEEPTVC; encoded by the coding sequence ATGAAGCTAGTGCATTCTTCTTTCCAGAAGGACAAGAGCGGGTCTGTGAGTCTTGTTCCTCAGGATGGTGAGGATCTGTGGACGCTATACAACCTGATTGCGAAGGATGACGAGGTGCGGCTGAAAACCCATAGaaatatcaaaaagtcCCCATCTGACAAGCCAGTGCGCAAGCTTATTACTCTCTCGCTCAGTGTGGAGAGTGTTGACTTTACACCCAGTGATGAGGTGATGCGGATCAAAGGACGCACCGTGGAGCAGCACGAAGACGTTCCACAGGGCTCCTACCACACTGCAGAGTTGGAGTTCAACCAAAAATTCACGCTCTATAAAAACGACTGGGACGACATCTCTCTGGACTTGGTCAACAAATCTTGCTCGATAGAGGCCAAAGCTGAGATTGGCGCAGTGGTATTACAGGAAGGTGTTGCCCATTTGTGTCTGATTACAGAGAACATGACCATTCTAAGgtccaaaatcgacaagTCGATCCCCAAGAAGAAGCGAGGAGACTCGAGCGCCCACGACAAGGCCCTAAACAAATTCATGGAAACGGTGGCCGAATCAGTGATCCGTAACTTCAACATTGACAAGCTGCAGGTCATCTTGCTTGTTTCTCCGGGTTTCAGCGCCCGTCAGTTGTATGATAAAATATTTAGCATCGCCGTGAGCAACCAGGACAAGTCTCTCATCCAGTCAAAATCTAAATTCGTTGTGGCCCACTCGTCCACTGGGTACCTACAGGGACTCGAAGAAGCATTGAAAACGCctgagctccaaaaacagctttcCGACACCAAGTTCCAGCACAGTGTGatgctgtttgacgagtttagcaagctgctgaacgacgacgagggGAAGGCATGGTATGGAGAGGCAGAGGTGACAAAGGCAATAGAGCTGCAAGGAGCAGTCCGCACGCTGATGATCACAGACACATTATTTAAAAGTGATGACATTGCGCAGCGCAAGAAATACATCCATATGACGGAACAGGTGAAAGAGCATGGCGGGGAGGTTGTCATTTTCTCCAGTCTACACGACAGTGGCGAGCAGCTAAACCAGCTGACCGGAATAGCCGTGATCCTGAACTATCCTGTGCCGAACCTGGATGACGAAGAGGAGCCCACAGTCTGCTAA
- a CDS encoding Protein that binds tRNA and methionyl-and glutamyl-tRNA synthetases (Mes1p and Gus1p), whose product MSLTDKFANLKVAQDLSTEELALRDQWVTLSSRIEENLTQLNDSLRSKTYIVGLKPSEADTAVFEHVFPLAQKWTSVEDLAKYRHIIRWIDLIQNQIGVENKLTIDYSVDLPREVKEKKKKDAKDSKDEQKSKTKEQPKEQPKEQPKKGKPTDEASLAAAKAAKEAKKAAKAKAKAEADAAKPAAAGPDPSMVDFRVGFIEKAIKHPDADALYVSTIHMGDEEGPRTVCSGLVKYYPLEAMQQRYVVVIANLKPVTMRGIKSSAMVLCASEGETVEFINPPEGAKAGDKVFFEGFDGTPEKQLNPKKKIFEQVQPNFSTNDKLEVIYKQEGKPDARLVTKDGKVCKAASLVGASVR is encoded by the coding sequence ATGTCTCTCACAGATAAATTTGCCAACCTTAAAGTGGCTCAAGACCTTTCGACCGAGGAGCTTGCCTTACGCGATCAATGGGTCACCCTCAGCAGCCGTATTGAGGAGAATTTGACCCAGCTCAACGACTCTCTGAGATCGAAAACCTACATCGTTGGTTTGAAACCATCGGAAGCAGACACCGCCGTTTTCGAGCATGTTTTTCCGCTCGCACAAAAGTGGACCTCCGTGGAGGATTTGGCCAAGTACAGACACATTATCAGATGGATTGATCTGATCCAAAACCAGATCGGTGTTGAAAATAAGCTTACGATCGACTACTCTGTTGATTTGCCAAGAGAGGTtaaggaaaagaagaagaaggatgCTAAGGACTCCAAGGACGAGCAGAAAAGTAAAACAAAGGAACAGCCAAAAGAGCAGCCAAAAGAGCAGCCCAAGAAAGGAAAGCCAACCGACGAGGCTTctcttgctgctgccaaagctgctaaagaggccaagaaggccgCTAAGGCCAAAGCTAAAGCTGAGGCCGATGCGGCCaagcctgctgctgccggtCCAGACCCTTCGATGGTGGACTTCAGAGTCGGGTTCATTGAGAAGGCCATCAAGCACCCTGACGCCGACGCGCTGTACGTCTCCACCATCCACATGGGCGACGAAGAGGGCCCAAGAACCGTTTGTTCTGGCCTGGTGAAATATTATCCTTTGGAGGCCATGCAGCAGAGATATGTGGTGGTGATTGCCAACTTGAAGCCGGTCACAATGAGAGGAATCAAGTCGTCTGCCATGGTTCTGTGTGCTTCTGAGGGCGAGACTGTGGAGTTCATCAACCCACCAGAGGGCGCCAAGGCTGGAGACAAGGTTTTCTTCGAAGGTTTTGACGGTACTCCAGAAAAGCAGCTCAATCCTAAAAAGAAGATCTTTGAGCAGGTGCAGCCTAACTTCAGCACCAATGACAAACTTGAGGTTATTTACAAGCAAGAAGGAAAGCCAGATGCTAGATTGGTCACCAAGGACGGTAAGGTCTGTAAGGCCGCCTCACTTGTTGGTGCTTCCGTGAGATAA
- a CDS encoding Transcription activator of gluconeogenesis ERT1, whose protein sequence is MSTSPPKRRRNVRKKVSRACNHCRKAHVTCDDGRPCARCISKGTAETCMDAPRKTKKYLTGETSGPDLPPTMREKRRPFMSSAADMEYATLGNIINQDFLSPDNQQSSQFFSPAVSNSASEDTNDSVNFQNPMYQNRHMFAPDTNQINMYKMQNMGPQCDPMTNQYFIGAHMTFPQVVKQISQYRQMNPMQFNERNQQSAISFSVAVSQPEEHQLASSPCGLQFKEPSEIYSKITAPFNYVQPYHDLNLYLRKRFDKKHLVSMSKSMSEYRPSFIAGMIHLKGDDLIFAEQCFQRTLLEYDAYIAISGTPTLVWRRTSQIAYVGDEFCVLTGWSKEQLLGKSTFAVEIMDDKSCVEYFQLFSKIAFGDFRGATMTECTLLTPEGESIRTSSIWTLKRDVFGIPMMIIASFLPILT, encoded by the coding sequence ATGAGCACGTCCCCGCCCAAGAGAAGACGCAATGTCAGGAAGAAAGTGTCCAGAGCGTGCAACCATTGCCGTAAGGCTCACGTGACGTGCGATGATGGCCGTCCCTGTGCACGGTGTATAAGCAAGGGTACGGCCGAAACGTGCATGGATGCCCCGCGAAAAACGAAAAAGTATCTAACGGGCGAGACGTCCGGGCCGGACCTGCCGCCCACGATGCGGGAGAAGCGCAGACCATTTATGTCATCGGCAGCAGACATGGAGTATGCGACATTGGGCAACATCATTAATCAGGATTTTCTTAGTCCAGACAACCAACAGTCCagccaatttttcagccCTGCCGTCAGCAATTCTGCATCTGAGGACACCAACGACAGCGTAAACTTCCAGAACCCCATGTACCAGAATCGCCATATGTTTGCACCCGACACGAACCAGATCAACATGTACAAAATGCAGAACATGGGGCCTCAGTGCGACCCGATGACTAACCAGTATTTTATAGGCGCTCACATGACATTTCCACAGGTGGTTAAGCAGATTTCGCAGTATCGGCAAATGAACCCCATGCAATTCAACGAGCGCAATCAGCAGTCGGCTATCTCTTTCTCTGTCGCGGTGTCTCAGCCAGAGGagcaccagctcgccagTTCACCCTGTGGACTGCAGTTCAAGGAACCTTCCGAGATATATTCCAAAATCACTGCTCCTTTCAACTACGTTCAGCCGTACCATGACCTCAACCTATATCTACGAAAACGATTCGATAAAAAGCACCTGGTGTCAATGTCCAAGTCCATGTCGGAGTACCGGCCCTCTTTCATCGCCGGGATGATCCATTTGAAGGGAGATGACCTTATTTTCGCCGAACAGTGCTTTCAGCGCACATTGCTCGAGTACGACGCGTACATAGCGATCTCAGGAACACCGACACTTGTCTGGCGGCGTACGTCGCAGATCGCCTACGTTGGCGATGAGTTCTGCGTGCTTACTGGATGGAGCAAAGAGCAGCTACTGGGGAAATCGACTTTTGCCGTTGAGATCATGGACGACAAATCGTGTGTCGAGtatttccagctcttttccaaaatcgCGTTTGGCGACTTTCGCGGTGCCACAATGACAGAATGCACACTGCTCACGCCCGAGGGTGAAAGCATTCGCACATCCAGCATATGGACGCTTAAACGGGATGTTTTCGGTATCCCGATGATGATAATCGCCAGCTTCCTGCCCATACTGACATGA
- a CDS encoding Essential light chain for Myo1p, light chain for Myo2p, giving the protein MSDTKAYKDAFALFDKKGTGKVSSEHLGDLLRAVGQNPTLQEISELQESVPSELNYEQFLNVVNREGGFKKAGQPEDYIKAFQIFDKNLTGFIGVGELKYILTSVGEKLNENEVDELLKGVNVTDEQTVDYVEFVKSILAQ; this is encoded by the exons ATG TCCGATACCAAAGCATACAAAGACGCGTTTGCCCTTTTTGACAAGAAGGGGACCGGAAAAGTGTCCAGCGAACACTTGGGCGACCTGCTCAGGGCGGTTGGACAGAACCCTACGCTGCAGGAGATTAGTGAGCTCCAGGAGTCTGTTCCGTCCGAACTGAACTACGAGCAGTTCCTCAATGTGGTCAACAGAGAGGGCGGTTTTAAAAAGGCTGGCCAGCCAGAAGACTACATCAAAGCGTTTCAGATCTTCGATAAGAACCTGACAGGATTCATTGGCGTCGGAGAACTCAAATACATCTTGACATCTGTGGGCGAGAAATtgaacgagaacgaggttgacgagctgctcaagggTGTCAATGTCACTGACGAGCAGACCGTCGACTACGTTGAGTTCGTCAAGAGCATCCTTGCTCAATAG